Proteins encoded by one window of Massilia sp. NR 4-1:
- a CDS encoding ATP-binding protein, with protein MKITTRLKLAELLCLAVALIIGAMLVATTLQMRHELRKNEAAGSILQAVTSLRYLSLEYALRHESRTHAQWRLRKDSLQQELEAAHVFEEGAEVGIQRGLESQLEGVARHFDELLSIQRELQGAPERRDVLNELESRVHGQIANKTQNMIADAEELAERSRAGVLAAQRAANLVTLAFGGLLSAIVVGSIVMTIRSVAKPLERLRQGTIVVGAGQLDFSLGLTTDDEIGDLARAFDGMTERLRQTTVSRDDLAQANAALQAEAGVRRQAEQKVTAQLVRLNLLHQITRSIGERQDLRSIFQVLVRSLEDQLPADFGCVCLYDKEQRELIVSSVGLRSEALSTSLAMTETSHVPIDENGLSRCLRGELVYEPDITHATFPFPKRLAQGALSSLVLAPLLVDNTVFGVLVVARHAVHSFSSGECEFLRQLSEHVGLAAKQAQLYGDLQKAYDDLRQTQQSVTQQERLRALGQMASGIAHDINNAISPVALYTESLLETERNLSPNGRNCLQIIERAIDDVAATVARMREFYRQREPQLSLSTVNVNTLIPHVVDLTRARWSDMPQQRGVVIEMRKELEAGLPAILGVDGEIREALTNLIFNAVDAMPEGGTLTLRTRSVAAAPGQDSGQVLLEVSDTGIGMDEATQRRCLEPFFTTKGDRGTGLGLAGVYGMVERHGGKIAIESAPQRGTTVRLSFRSPLAPPPAPVVADPNSAPPHFRILVVDDDPTVLASVRDILLRDGHDVVAADGGQKGIELFTAAQGSDAPFVLVITDLGMPYVDGRRVAEAIKNLAPATPVLLLTGWGQRLIPDSDANPVNVDYVLSKPPKLRELREVLSKIAAGHPSPA; from the coding sequence GTGAAGATCACCACCCGACTCAAGCTGGCCGAGCTGCTGTGCCTGGCCGTGGCCCTGATCATCGGCGCCATGCTGGTGGCGACCACCTTGCAGATGCGCCACGAGCTGCGCAAGAACGAGGCGGCCGGCAGCATCCTGCAGGCGGTGACCTCGCTGCGCTACCTGTCGCTGGAATATGCGCTGCGCCACGAAAGCCGCACCCACGCCCAATGGCGCCTGCGCAAGGATTCGCTGCAGCAGGAGCTGGAAGCTGCCCATGTGTTTGAAGAGGGCGCCGAAGTGGGCATCCAGCGTGGCCTGGAAAGCCAGCTGGAGGGCGTGGCGCGCCACTTCGATGAGCTGCTCAGCATCCAGCGCGAGCTGCAGGGCGCGCCCGAACGGCGCGACGTGCTGAACGAGCTGGAATCGCGCGTGCACGGCCAGATCGCCAACAAGACGCAGAATATGATCGCCGACGCCGAGGAACTGGCCGAGCGCAGCCGCGCCGGCGTGCTGGCGGCGCAGCGGGCCGCCAATCTCGTCACGCTGGCCTTCGGCGGCCTGCTCTCGGCCATCGTGGTCGGCAGCATCGTGATGACCATCCGCAGCGTGGCCAAGCCGCTTGAGCGGCTGCGCCAGGGTACCATCGTGGTCGGCGCCGGCCAGCTCGATTTTTCTCTGGGCCTGACCACCGACGATGAAATCGGCGACCTGGCGCGCGCCTTCGACGGCATGACCGAAAGACTGCGCCAGACCACGGTCTCGCGCGACGACCTGGCGCAGGCCAATGCCGCTCTGCAGGCCGAGGCCGGGGTGCGGCGCCAGGCCGAGCAGAAGGTCACGGCGCAGCTGGTGCGCCTCAACCTGCTGCACCAGATCACGCGCTCGATCGGCGAGCGGCAAGACTTGCGCAGCATCTTCCAGGTGCTGGTGCGCAGCCTGGAAGACCAGTTGCCGGCCGATTTCGGCTGCGTCTGCCTGTACGACAAGGAACAGCGCGAACTGATCGTCAGCAGCGTCGGGCTGCGCAGCGAAGCGCTGTCGACGAGCCTGGCGATGACCGAGACCAGCCATGTGCCCATCGACGAAAACGGTTTGTCGCGCTGCCTGCGCGGCGAGCTGGTGTACGAACCCGACATCACCCACGCCACCTTCCCCTTCCCCAAGCGGCTGGCGCAAGGCGCGCTGTCCTCGCTGGTGCTGGCGCCGCTGCTGGTCGACAATACCGTGTTCGGCGTGCTGGTGGTGGCGCGCCACGCGGTGCATAGCTTCAGCAGCGGCGAATGCGAATTCCTGCGCCAGCTCAGCGAACACGTCGGCTTGGCCGCCAAACAGGCCCAGCTCTATGGCGACCTGCAGAAAGCCTATGACGATTTACGCCAGACCCAGCAGTCGGTCACGCAGCAGGAAAGGCTGCGCGCCCTGGGCCAGATGGCCAGCGGCATCGCCCACGACATCAACAACGCCATCTCGCCGGTGGCGCTGTATACCGAATCGCTGCTGGAGACCGAGCGCAACCTCTCGCCCAACGGCCGCAACTGCCTGCAGATCATCGAACGCGCCATCGACGACGTGGCCGCCACGGTGGCGCGCATGCGCGAGTTCTACCGCCAGCGCGAACCGCAGCTCAGCCTGAGCACGGTCAACGTCAACACCCTGATCCCGCATGTGGTGGACCTGACGCGCGCGCGCTGGAGCGATATGCCGCAGCAGCGCGGTGTGGTGATCGAGATGCGCAAGGAGCTGGAGGCGGGCCTGCCCGCCATCCTCGGCGTCGACGGCGAAATCCGCGAAGCCTTGACCAATCTGATCTTCAACGCCGTCGACGCCATGCCCGAAGGCGGCACCCTGACCCTGCGCACGCGCAGCGTGGCGGCCGCGCCCGGCCAGGACAGCGGCCAGGTGCTGCTCGAAGTCAGCGACACCGGCATCGGCATGGACGAGGCGACGCAGCGGCGCTGCCTGGAACCCTTCTTCACCACCAAGGGCGACCGCGGCACCGGCCTCGGCCTGGCCGGCGTGTACGGCATGGTCGAACGCCACGGCGGCAAGATCGCCATCGAATCGGCGCCGCAGCGCGGCACCACGGTGCGGCTCAGCTTCCGCAGCCCCCTCGCCCCGCCGCCGGCGCCGGTGGTGGCCGATCCGAACAGCGCACCGCCGCACTTCCGCATCCTGGTGGTCGACGACGACCCCACGGTGCTGGCTTCGGTGCGCGACATCCTGCTGCGCGACGGCCACGACGTGGTGGCGGCCGACGGCGGCCAGAAAGGCATCGAGCTGTTCACGGCGGCGCAAGGCAGCGACGCCCCGTTCGTCCTCGTGATCACCGACCTCGGCATGCCCTATGTCGATGGCCGCCGCGTCGCCGAAGCGATCAAGAACCTGGCGCCCGCCACCCCGGTGCTGCTGCTGACCGGCTGGGGCCAGCGCCTGATTCCCGACAGCGACGCCAATCCCGTCAACGTCGACTACGTGCTCAGCAAGCCGCCCAAGCTGCGCGAACTGCGCGAAGTGCTCAGCAAGATCGCCGCCGGCCACCCGAGCCCCGCCTGA
- a CDS encoding ABC transporter substrate-binding protein: MSSTPSQRPIRRETLLAIGLACALGLLLAAYVWGKRSTPAPAAAGPLEKLIIATNTEYIGACPVIAARDRGYFAAQGIQAQVQSHSSGKASLNAVLQGRADFATVADLALALAILNEQPISIVTTIFRTEKDHGIVGRKDHAVLSPASLKGKRIGVTLGTSGHFTLDVFLNRQRLRSSEVTMVNYRPEELGAALDKGEVDAIAGWEPFLKQNAASLGGNAVTFYGDEVYESIYNIAGMRAFVTEHPRTVTRLLRALAEGARFCSEQVDEASRLVAPAVKTSETELRAAWPAYRFGIDLDQGLILALEDESRWAIKNKFSNRSDIPNYLDHIYLDGMVEVKPGNVSIIH; encoded by the coding sequence ATGAGCAGCACACCGTCGCAACGCCCGATTCGCCGCGAAACCCTGCTCGCCATCGGCCTGGCCTGCGCCCTTGGCCTGCTGCTGGCAGCCTATGTCTGGGGCAAGCGCAGCACGCCGGCCCCGGCCGCCGCGGGGCCGCTGGAAAAGCTCATCATCGCCACCAATACCGAGTACATCGGCGCCTGTCCCGTGATTGCCGCGCGCGACCGCGGCTATTTCGCGGCCCAGGGCATCCAGGCCCAGGTGCAGTCGCATTCCAGCGGCAAGGCCTCGCTCAACGCCGTGCTGCAGGGCCGCGCCGACTTCGCCACGGTGGCCGACCTGGCGCTGGCCCTGGCCATCCTCAACGAACAGCCGATTTCCATCGTCACCACCATCTTCCGCACCGAGAAGGACCACGGCATCGTCGGCCGCAAGGACCACGCCGTGCTCAGTCCGGCCAGCCTGAAAGGCAAGCGCATCGGCGTCACCCTGGGCACCTCGGGCCATTTCACGCTCGACGTTTTCCTCAACCGCCAGCGCCTGCGCTCCAGTGAGGTGACCATGGTCAATTACCGGCCGGAGGAACTCGGCGCGGCCCTGGACAAGGGCGAGGTCGACGCCATCGCCGGCTGGGAACCCTTCCTCAAGCAGAATGCCGCCAGTCTGGGCGGCAATGCCGTCACCTTCTATGGCGACGAGGTGTATGAGAGCATCTACAACATCGCCGGCATGCGCGCCTTCGTCACCGAGCATCCGCGCACGGTGACGCGGCTGCTGCGCGCCCTGGCCGAGGGCGCGCGCTTCTGCAGTGAACAGGTGGACGAAGCCAGCCGCCTGGTCGCGCCGGCGGTGAAGACCAGCGAGACCGAGCTGCGCGCCGCCTGGCCGGCCTACCGCTTCGGCATCGACCTCGACCAGGGCCTGATCCTGGCGCTGGAGGACGAGTCGCGCTGGGCCATCAAGAACAAGTTCAGCAACCGCAGCGACATCCCCAATTATCTCGACCATATTTATCTGGATGGCATGGTCGAGGTAAAGCCGGGCAACGTCTCGATCATCCACTAG
- a CDS encoding PAS domain S-box protein, with amino-acid sequence MAAELNAQILDAAPGGVIATCSRGMVNYWSRGAVEIYGYAAEEAQGRQLLDLIGMSGQSWQDLLAGFSPAQPLIDLECLRHRKDGSPVFIDASCKAMYDGHAKIERILFSQKDVTAARTLRDAKLAEGRYRELLESLPDAVVMANASGRIVLVNSQAESLFGYASGELRGLSIEILLPERFRHGHVMHRANYFVQPRTRTMGAGLELYGVRKNRSEFPVEISLSMMATEEGSLVMSAVRDISDRKKAEQKFRGLLESAPDAMVIVNSRGEIVLVNSQTEQLFGYPRQELLGKRVEVLIPARFATHHPSARDGFFGQPKPRAMGAGVELYGRRRDGSEFPVEISLSPLEMEDEVLVSSAIRDISGRKRIEKALEEQRHELERASKAKDRFLASMSHELRTPLNAILGFGQLLSNESLPVTEAQRRSFSSNIVQAGRHLLNLINETLDLAKIESGAITLSMEAVGLHELLHETRHMVDAMAERRGIRLMLPEESPLAVQADRVRLRQVVLNLLSNAIKYNRQGGAVVVDFGRRDTGRIWLTVQDTGPGLRPEQIAELFQPFNRLGQEGGPEEGTGIGLVLSKRLAELMEGSISVSSTPGAGCAFTVELAAAAPPPAAAAEAPLAAVPAPQRRPQDKPLLLYVEDNPANLRLVSDILSLHMEVVLLTAGDGAAGVALAREYLPDLILMDMNLPGMSGREAHKVLSEDPATAAIPVLALSANAMRQDIQAALDAGFYRYLTKPIDIAEFTAAVQAGLSWAAEQRSRRA; translated from the coding sequence ATGGCAGCCGAACTGAATGCGCAAATTCTGGACGCGGCGCCGGGCGGGGTGATTGCCACCTGTTCGCGCGGCATGGTCAATTACTGGTCGCGCGGCGCCGTGGAAATCTATGGCTACGCGGCCGAGGAGGCGCAGGGGCGCCAGCTGCTCGACCTGATCGGCATGAGCGGGCAGAGCTGGCAAGACTTGCTGGCCGGCTTTTCGCCGGCCCAGCCCTTGATCGATCTCGAATGCCTGCGCCACCGCAAGGACGGCTCGCCGGTCTTCATCGACGCCAGCTGCAAGGCCATGTACGACGGCCACGCCAAGATCGAGCGCATCCTGTTCAGCCAGAAGGACGTGACGGCCGCGCGCACCCTGCGCGACGCCAAACTGGCCGAGGGCCGCTACCGCGAGCTGCTGGAATCGCTGCCCGACGCGGTGGTGATGGCCAATGCCAGCGGCCGCATCGTGCTGGTCAACAGCCAGGCCGAAAGCCTGTTCGGCTATGCGTCCGGCGAGCTGCGCGGCCTGTCGATCGAGATTCTGTTGCCGGAGCGCTTCCGCCACGGCCATGTGATGCACCGCGCAAACTACTTCGTGCAGCCGCGCACGCGCACCATGGGCGCCGGCCTGGAGTTGTACGGGGTGCGCAAGAACCGCAGCGAATTCCCGGTCGAGATCAGCCTGAGCATGATGGCCACCGAGGAAGGGTCGCTGGTGATGAGCGCGGTGCGCGATATCAGCGACCGCAAGAAGGCCGAGCAGAAATTCCGCGGCCTGCTGGAATCGGCGCCGGACGCCATGGTGATCGTCAACAGCCGCGGCGAGATCGTGCTGGTCAATTCGCAGACCGAGCAGCTGTTCGGCTATCCGCGCCAGGAGCTGCTGGGCAAGAGGGTCGAGGTGCTGATCCCGGCCCGCTTCGCCACCCACCATCCGAGTGCGCGCGACGGCTTCTTCGGCCAGCCCAAGCCGCGCGCCATGGGCGCCGGCGTCGAACTGTACGGCCGGCGCCGCGATGGCAGCGAATTCCCGGTGGAGATCAGCCTGAGCCCGCTGGAGATGGAAGACGAGGTGCTGGTGTCGAGCGCCATCCGCGATATCAGCGGCCGCAAGCGCATCGAAAAGGCGCTGGAAGAACAGCGCCACGAGCTGGAGCGCGCCAGCAAGGCCAAGGACCGCTTCCTGGCCAGCATGTCGCACGAGCTGCGCACGCCGCTCAACGCCATCCTCGGCTTCGGCCAGCTGTTGAGCAACGAGAGCCTGCCGGTGACGGAGGCGCAGCGCCGCAGCTTTTCCAGCAATATCGTGCAGGCCGGGCGCCACCTGCTCAATCTGATCAACGAAACCCTGGACCTGGCCAAGATCGAGTCGGGCGCGATCACGCTGTCGATGGAGGCGGTCGGCCTGCACGAGCTGCTGCACGAGACGCGGCATATGGTGGATGCCATGGCCGAGCGGCGCGGCATCCGCCTGATGCTGCCGGAGGAGTCGCCGCTGGCGGTGCAGGCCGACCGGGTGCGCCTGCGCCAGGTCGTGCTCAATCTGCTGTCGAACGCGATCAAGTACAACCGCCAGGGCGGCGCCGTGGTGGTCGATTTCGGCCGGCGCGACACGGGCCGCATCTGGCTCACGGTGCAGGACACCGGCCCCGGCCTGCGGCCCGAGCAGATCGCCGAACTGTTCCAGCCTTTTAACCGCCTGGGCCAGGAGGGCGGGCCGGAAGAGGGCACCGGCATCGGCCTGGTCTTGAGCAAGCGCCTGGCCGAACTGATGGAAGGCAGTATTTCGGTGAGCAGCACACCGGGCGCCGGCTGCGCCTTCACGGTGGAACTGGCGGCGGCCGCGCCGCCGCCGGCGGCCGCCGCGGAAGCGCCGCTGGCCGCCGTGCCGGCGCCGCAGCGCCGGCCGCAGGACAAGCCGCTGCTGCTGTATGTGGAAGACAATCCGGCCAATCTGCGCCTGGTCAGCGACATCCTGTCGCTGCATATGGAGGTGGTGCTGCTGACGGCCGGCGACGGCGCGGCCGGGGTGGCGCTGGCGCGCGAATACCTGCCCGACCTGATCCTGATGGACATGAACCTGCCCGGCATGAGCGGGCGCGAGGCGCACAAGGTGCTCAGCGAGGATCCGGCCACCGCCGCCATTCCCGTGCTGGCGCTGTCGGCCAACGCCATGCGCCAGGATATCCAGGCGGCGCTGGACGCGGGCTTCTACCGCTACCTGACCAAGCCGATCGATATCGCCGAGTTCACGGCGGCGGTGCAGGCCGGCCTGTCCTGGGCCGCCGAGCAGCGCAGCCGGCGCGCCTAG
- a CDS encoding YdcF family protein yields the protein MTADFAISVLSHVVLLPPMNLFLLMAAGWLLARRWPRLGRGVGSLALGVLVLLCTDAGARLLAAPLESRTRALPPGAAQRSGAQAIVILAAGRIERAPEYGGDIPDRIALARLRYGARLQHETGLPLLVSGGNATADGKVEAKARGMARALHEDFRTPVRWIEAGSATTAQNAQLSAPLLRAARVRRILLVTDAMHMPRAQACFAAAGFEVVAAPTMFESLGRLTPLQFLPSANALQRSYYATYEWMGLAWYWLRAARA from the coding sequence ATGACTGCCGATTTCGCAATCTCCGTGCTCAGCCATGTCGTGCTGCTGCCGCCCATGAACCTGTTCCTGCTGATGGCAGCGGGCTGGCTGCTGGCGCGGCGCTGGCCGCGCCTGGGACGGGGCGTGGGCAGCCTGGCCCTCGGCGTGCTGGTGCTGCTGTGCACCGATGCCGGCGCGCGGCTGCTGGCGGCACCGCTGGAAAGCCGGACGCGCGCCCTGCCGCCCGGCGCAGCCCAGCGCAGCGGCGCCCAGGCCATCGTCATCCTGGCCGCCGGCCGCATCGAGCGCGCGCCGGAATACGGCGGCGACATCCCCGACCGGATCGCCCTGGCCCGCCTGCGCTACGGCGCCCGCCTGCAACACGAAACCGGCTTGCCGCTGCTGGTCAGCGGCGGCAACGCCACGGCCGACGGCAAGGTCGAAGCCAAGGCACGCGGCATGGCGCGCGCGCTGCACGAAGACTTCCGCACGCCGGTGCGCTGGATCGAGGCCGGTTCGGCCACCACGGCGCAGAACGCCCAACTCTCGGCGCCGCTGCTGCGCGCCGCCCGCGTGCGCCGCATCCTGCTGGTGACGGATGCCATGCACATGCCGCGCGCCCAAGCCTGTTTCGCAGCGGCCGGCTTCGAAGTGGTGGCCGCGCCCACCATGTTCGAGTCCCTGGGCCGGCTCACGCCGCTGCAGTTCCTGCCCAGCGCCAATGCGCTGCAGCGCTCTTACTACGCCACTTATGAATGGATGGGATTAGCATGGTATTGGCTGCGCGCCGCGCGCGCGTGA
- a CDS encoding chondroitinase-B domain-containing protein — protein MVLAARRARVKNRSYAPWLTGLLAIMLVLAALASYGLERSGIPPRRLAPYLEQRADGHNPLIVGMGRAMAATLHALDRGEAPLPGALRLRIGAQVEEAHSAGASPAPAAAAHGAPAPSPAAGAASANGAPPAAAAGTVAAGGRDVTVASADALRAAIAQALPGDRINVLPGRYRFLAGAYIAVNRPGTRAQPIVLRAARAGSVALELALAEGFLVSAPWWTFENLQLRGICPQQDNCEHAFHITGAAEHFTARNNTILDFNSHIKINGQHGVQPDHGLLEHNTLSNTAVRQTGAPVTPIDLVAASHWTIRANLISDFIKGGGDQTSYGGFAKGAGSGNVFERNVVICEQRLRGQPGQRVGLSLGGGGTAAPYCRDRRCITEQDGGVLQANLIASCSDEGIYLNRAATSQLRHNTLLDTAGIALRFPETSADLEGNLVDGRIAVRGGALLRAQDNLDSGVTRLYLGSHPLRALFQAPLEFDLRWRGTAPRREAVPTDAHTGPLAELCGAPRPAQPAYGAFEDFAACLRP, from the coding sequence ATGGTATTGGCTGCGCGCCGCGCGCGCGTGAAAAACCGCAGTTACGCGCCCTGGCTGACCGGCTTGCTGGCCATCATGCTGGTCTTGGCGGCACTGGCCAGCTACGGGCTGGAACGCAGCGGCATTCCGCCGCGCCGCCTGGCGCCCTATCTGGAACAGCGCGCCGACGGCCACAATCCGCTGATCGTCGGCATGGGCCGCGCCATGGCCGCCACCCTGCACGCCCTTGACCGCGGCGAAGCGCCGCTGCCCGGCGCGCTGCGCCTGCGCATCGGCGCGCAAGTCGAGGAGGCGCACAGCGCGGGCGCATCCCCGGCACCCGCTGCCGCCGCCCATGGCGCCCCGGCCCCCAGCCCGGCTGCCGGGGCGGCCAGCGCAAACGGCGCACCACCTGCGGCTGCCGCCGGTACGGTCGCGGCGGGCGGGCGCGACGTGACGGTCGCCTCGGCCGACGCGCTGCGCGCGGCCATCGCCCAGGCCCTGCCGGGCGACCGCATCAACGTGCTGCCGGGGCGCTACCGCTTCCTGGCCGGCGCGTATATCGCCGTCAACCGGCCCGGCACGCGCGCCCAGCCCATCGTGCTGCGCGCCGCCCGCGCCGGCAGCGTGGCGCTGGAGCTGGCGCTGGCCGAAGGCTTCCTGGTCTCGGCCCCCTGGTGGACTTTCGAGAACCTGCAATTGCGGGGCATCTGTCCGCAGCAGGACAATTGCGAGCATGCCTTCCACATCACCGGCGCGGCCGAGCACTTCACGGCGCGCAACAACACCATCCTCGACTTCAACTCGCATATCAAGATCAATGGCCAGCACGGCGTCCAGCCCGACCACGGCCTGCTGGAGCACAATACCCTGAGCAATACGGCGGTGCGCCAGACCGGCGCCCCGGTCACGCCGATCGACCTGGTGGCGGCCAGCCACTGGACCATCCGCGCCAATCTGATCAGCGACTTCATCAAGGGTGGCGGCGACCAGACCAGCTACGGCGGCTTCGCCAAGGGCGCCGGCAGCGGCAATGTCTTCGAACGCAATGTGGTGATCTGCGAGCAGCGCCTGCGCGGCCAGCCGGGCCAGCGCGTCGGCCTGTCGCTGGGCGGCGGCGGCACGGCCGCGCCGTATTGCCGCGACCGGCGCTGCATCACCGAACAGGATGGCGGCGTGCTGCAAGCCAATCTGATCGCCTCCTGCTCCGACGAGGGCATTTACCTGAACCGCGCCGCCACCAGCCAGCTGCGCCACAACACCCTGCTCGACACCGCCGGCATCGCGCTGCGCTTCCCCGAAACCAGCGCCGACCTGGAAGGCAATCTGGTCGATGGCCGCATCGCCGTGCGCGGCGGCGCCCTGCTGCGCGCGCAGGATAATCTCGACAGCGGCGTGACCCGCCTCTATCTCGGCTCGCATCCGCTGCGCGCGCTGTTCCAGGCGCCGCTGGAATTCGACCTGCGCTGGCGCGGCACGGCGCCGCGCCGCGAGGCCGTGCCGACCGATGCGCACACCGGCCCCTTGGCCGAACTGTGCGGCGCGCCGCGTCCGGCCCAGCCGGCCTATGGCGCTTTCGAGGACTTTGCCGCCTGTCTGCGGCCCTAG
- a CDS encoding response regulator, producing MIQPGLRPRILIVDDQTAHMGALCDILREHGYDTTGFASGEAALTRLRKESFDLLLSDLMMPGIDGIALVEAARQLDPELACVIMTGEGSIASAVKAMKVGALDYIIKPFKASALLPVLARALETRDLRLANAHLEQQLRQHADELAAANRHLDLARREAERANLEKSVFLSNMSHELRTPLNGILGFAQILASDALPATPQEKQKFAGHIVQSGRHLLTLINEILDLAKIESGTLNMALEAVALDEVFLECHTMVGPLAQQRGVQLNFPPAAGLRLQADRTRLKQVLLNLLSNAIKYNREHGSVFVECTPRAKDRLRIAVSDTGPGLSEEQLGAIFQPFNRLGRADNAEEGTGLGLALSKRVVEAMQAQMGVDSTVGAGSTFWIELALQGGEAEIGAAPPAATGSAPGVPATLPPQAQAPARRAVLYVEDNTTNLKLVTELIRMRSDLELLFATDGQRGIELARRHRPAVILMDLHLPGMDGYETLARLRADPQTATIRVIAVTANAMSADIARSEASDFFRYITKPIDIDLFNQALDEALNPDALRQHTEPLSQPH from the coding sequence ACGGTTATGACACCACCGGCTTCGCTTCCGGCGAAGCGGCCCTGACCCGCCTGCGCAAGGAAAGCTTCGACCTCCTGCTGTCGGACCTGATGATGCCCGGCATCGACGGCATCGCCCTGGTGGAAGCGGCGCGCCAGCTCGACCCCGAACTGGCCTGCGTCATCATGACCGGCGAAGGCAGCATCGCCTCGGCCGTGAAAGCGATGAAGGTCGGCGCCCTCGACTACATCATCAAGCCGTTCAAGGCTTCCGCCCTGCTGCCGGTGCTGGCGCGGGCGCTGGAAACGCGCGATCTGCGCCTGGCCAACGCGCATCTGGAGCAGCAGCTGCGCCAGCACGCCGACGAGCTGGCCGCCGCCAACCGCCATCTCGACCTGGCGCGGCGCGAGGCCGAACGCGCCAATCTGGAAAAGTCGGTCTTCCTGTCGAATATGAGCCATGAACTGCGCACGCCGCTGAATGGCATCCTCGGCTTCGCGCAAATCCTCGCCTCCGACGCGCTGCCCGCCACGCCGCAGGAGAAACAGAAGTTCGCCGGCCATATCGTGCAGTCGGGCCGCCATCTGCTGACCTTGATCAATGAAATCCTCGACCTGGCCAAGATCGAGTCGGGCACCCTGAACATGGCGCTGGAAGCGGTGGCGCTGGACGAAGTCTTCCTCGAATGCCACACCATGGTGGGGCCGCTGGCGCAGCAGCGCGGCGTGCAGCTGAACTTTCCGCCGGCGGCCGGCCTGCGCCTGCAGGCGGACCGCACCCGCCTCAAGCAAGTGCTGTTGAACCTGCTTTCCAACGCCATCAAATACAACCGCGAGCACGGCAGCGTCTTCGTCGAATGCACGCCGCGCGCCAAGGACCGGCTGCGCATCGCCGTCAGCGACACCGGCCCCGGCCTGTCGGAAGAGCAGCTGGGCGCCATCTTCCAGCCCTTCAACCGCCTGGGGCGCGCCGACAACGCCGAGGAAGGCACGGGCCTGGGCCTGGCCTTGAGCAAGCGCGTGGTGGAAGCGATGCAGGCGCAGATGGGCGTGGACAGCACGGTCGGCGCCGGCAGCACCTTCTGGATCGAACTGGCGCTGCAGGGCGGCGAGGCGGAAATCGGCGCCGCGCCGCCGGCCGCCACCGGCAGCGCGCCCGGCGTCCCGGCCACGCTGCCGCCGCAGGCGCAGGCGCCGGCGCGGCGCGCCGTGCTGTATGTGGAAGACAATACGACCAATCTGAAACTGGTCACAGAGCTGATCCGCATGCGCAGCGACCTCGAACTGCTGTTCGCCACCGACGGCCAGCGCGGCATCGAGCTGGCGCGCCGCCACCGGCCGGCCGTGATCCTGATGGACTTGCACCTGCCCGGCATGGACGGTTACGAAACCCTGGCCCGCCTGCGCGCCGATCCGCAGACGGCCACCATCCGCGTCATCGCCGTCACCGCCAACGCGATGAGCGCCGATATCGCGCGCAGCGAAGCCAGCGATTTCTTCCGCTATATCACCAAGCCCATCGATATCGACCTGTTCAACCAAGCCCTGGACGAAGCGCTCAACCCGGACGCCCTGCGCCAGCACACGGAGCCCCTCAGCCAGCCGCATTAA